A genome region from Triticum aestivum cultivar Chinese Spring chromosome 2B, IWGSC CS RefSeq v2.1, whole genome shotgun sequence includes the following:
- the LOC123045714 gene encoding kinesin-like protein KIN-14F gives MRLLGAADDGKINDEGMALRKAEEAAARRCEAARWLRQMAPAAVEALPDRPSEEEFCMALRNGLILCKVLNRVNPGAIPKVVENPVDAVQWSDGAAQSAIQYFENMRNFLVAVSEMNLLEFEASDIEKGGSSMKVVDCILCLKGYHEWKLSGGIGIWRYGAIVKIAPPSKRLPSHSSRFGGSADQNQQMLEFVHLLSEVSLEETRVEESQHSLFQQFVLRVVRAFLLEWSEADDLPLDDMVLETILEQASKEFTILLVSHRNQVRSLLRKMMKDESGVCSKLELIEAISKSLQCPYGSQKYLDGEGLEHQQKELKKLKLSFNEMKSQVESTRAKWEEDLTRLESYFEAQNHNAYHKLLEENRKLYNQVQDLRGSIRVYCRVKPLPKSQPDQRSTVDHIGENGEIMITNPEKEGKDGRKIFSFNKIFGPNVSQSEVYVDTQPLIRSVMDGYNVCIFAYGQTGSGKTYTMSGPDKTAEETLGVNYRSLNDLFDISQNRSDTTTYDVRVQMIEIYNEQVRDLLMADGANKRLEIRNNSHVNGLNIPDANLVPVKCTKDVLDLMKLGHRNRAVGATALNERSSRSHSVLTVHVQGKEIISGSTLRGCLHLVDLAGSERVDKSEAAGERLTEAKHINKSLSALGDVIAALAQKSSHVPYRNSKLTQVLQDALGGQAKTLMFVHVNPEADSFGETISTLKFAERVATIELGAARVNKEGAQVKDLKEEIGKLKSALEDKEREAAQLRDATNRITSSETRNARARSPLITTSLRFKPEARQDSSVDTCTSEIRSSSSGKQRRFRSPLSVREVDDKSPVISRELYFSSRKFKTPSPPVRSSFSAERSGGTAAKTMEKADSVIECTPTPRAEPPAKASQGSRSRNNTPASILTEQSLRKFRDSEENRSAKPTVRESVSVTKNRPDSATKARREEQQQQQTANGCADSGSKVARSEARVRKNWSDVENELANGEPTFHLSRKSAKKLPPPAIRQSQSIDLRASVREVEAVTEGKVRRNRPPYAERTNVPLPETRRSMSLPRRKLAPV, from the exons ATGAGGCTGCTCGGCGCGGCGGACGACGGGAAGATCAACGACGAGGGGATGGCGCTGCGCAAGGCCGAGGAGGCCG CTGCGCGGAGGTGCGAGGCGGCGCGATGGCTGCGGCAGATggcgccggcggcggtggaggcccTGCCGGACAGGCCGTCGGAGGAGGAGTTCTGCATGGCGCTGCGCAACGGCCTCATCCTCTGCAAGGTCCTCAACCGCGTCAACCCCGGCGCCATCCCCAAG GTCGTTGAGAATCCCGTTGACGCGGTGCAGTGGTCTGATGGGGCGGCGCAGTCCGCGATCCAGTACTTCGAGAACATGAGGAACTTTCTCGTTGCAGTTAGCGAGATGAATCTGTTGGAATTTGAAGCTTCCGACATTGAGAAG GGAGGTTCATCAATGAAAGTTGTGGACTGCATACTCTGTCTCAAAGGATACCACGAGTGGAAACTTTCAGGTGGGATCGGTATATGGCGGTATGGAGCTATTGTTAAGATTGCACCTCCAAGCAAGAGGTTGCCTTCACATTCATCCAGGTTTGGAGGCTCAGCTGACCAGAACCAACAGATGCTGGAATTTGTTCATCTTCTCTCCGAGGTCTCCCTTGAGGAAACCAGAGTTGAAGAATCCCAGCATTCACTTTTCCAGCAGTTTGTTCTTCGAGTTGTGCGGGCATTCCTTCTGGAATGGAGTGAAGCTGACGACTTGCCTTTAGATGATATG GTCCTTGAAACAATACTTGAGCAAGCCTCTAAAGAATTCACCATTCTGCTTGTGTCCCACCGGAATCAG GTCAGATCACTTTTAAGGAAGATGATGAAAGATGAAAGTGGTGTCTGTTCTAAATTGGAGTTGATTGAAGCTATTTCAAAATCTTTGCAATGCCCCTATGGTAGCCAAAAATACTTGGATGGTGAAGGACTTGAACACCAACAAAAAGAGCTGAAG AAGTTAAAACTGTCCTTCAATGAGATGAAGTCTCAAGTTGAATCTACTCGAGCTAAATGGGAGGAAGACTTGACGAGGCTAG AAAGCTATTTCGAGGCTCAGAACCATAATGCTTACCACAAGTTACTGGAGGAAAATCGTAAGTTGTACAATCAAGTCCAAGATCTTAGAG GTAGCATTCGAGTCTACTGTAGAGTGAAACCTTTACCGAAGTCCCAACCTGATCAACGATCTACTGTGGATCATATTGGGGAAAACGGCGAGATCATGATTACGAACCCTGAGAAGGAAGGAAAGGATGGACGGAAGATATTCTCTTTCAACAAAATATTTGGACCTAATGTTTCACAAT CTGAAGTTTATGTTGATACACAACCACTTATAAGATCAGTGATGGATGGCTATAATGTTTGTATATTTGCATATGGTCAAACAGGATCGGGAAAAACCTACACTATG AGTGGTCCAGACAAAACAGCAGAGGAGACCTTGGGCGTAAACTACCGATCGCTAAATGATCTGTTTGATATTTCTCAAAACAGATCAGATACCACGACATATGATGTGAGGGTACAGATGATTGAAATATACAATGAACAAGTGAGAGATCTATTGATGGCTGATGGTGCAAACAAACG ATTAGAGATCCGTAACAATTCTCACGTGAATGGACTCAACATCCCTGATGCCAATTTAGTGCCTGTGAAGTGCACAAAGGATGTTTTGGACCTGATGAAACTTGGCCACAGAAATCGGGCTGTTGGAGCGACTGCTCTTAATGAACGAAGTAGCCGCTCACACAG TGTGTTGACAGTTCATGTGCAAGGGAAGGAGATAATTTCTGGTTCAACTTTAAGAGGGTGCCTTCACCTGGTGGATCTCGCGGGAAGTGAGAGGGTGGACAAATCTGAGGCCGCCGGAGAACGACTGACTGAAGCCAAGCACATCAACAAATCACTATCGGCACTTGGTGATGTTATAGCGGCACTAGCCCAGAAGAGTTCACACGTTCCATACCGCAACAGCAAGCTAACACAAGTGCTGCAAGATGCCTTGG GCGGCCAGGCAAAGACGTTGATGTTTGTGCATGTGAATCCTGAAGCAGATTCTTTTGGTGAAACAATTAGCACTCTCAAGTTCGCCGAACGCGTGGCCACCATAGAACTTGGCGCGGCCCGTGTTAACAAGGAAGGTGCACAGGTCAAAGACCTCAAGGAAGAG ATTGGTAAACTGAAATCGGCATTGGAAGATAAGGAACGTGAGGCAGCACAGCTGAGAGATGCCACGAACCGTATAACATCATCCGAGACAAGAAATGCAAGGGCGAGGTCGCCTCTTATTACCACCAGCTTGCGCTTCAAGCCTGAGGCTAGGCAGGATTCCAGCGTCGACACTTGCACAAGCGAG ATCAGAAGCTCGTCGTCCGGAAAGCAGAGAAGGTTCCGGTCTCCACTGTCGGTGCGAGAGGTGGACGACAAGTCACCCGTGATCAGCAGGGAGCTATACTTCAGCTCACGCAAGTTCAAGACCCCGTCACCTCCGGTGAGAAGCTCGTTCTCCGCCGAGAGATCCGGTGGCACCGCGGCGAAAACCATGGAGAAGGCCGACAGCGTCATCGAATGCACGCCCACGCCGAGGGCCGAGCCCCCGGCAAAGGCATCGCAAGGCAGCCGGTCCAGGAACAACACGCCGGCGTCCATTCTGACGGAGCAGAGCCTGCGGAAATTCCGGGACTCGGAGGAGAACCGGAGCGCGAAGCCGACGGTTAGAGAGAGCGTCAGCGTGACCAAGAACAGGCCTGACAGCGCGACCAAGGCGCGGagggaggagcagcagcagcagcagacggcgAACGGCTGCGCGGACTCCGGGAGTAAGGTGGCGAGGTCGGAGGCCAGGGTGAGGAAAAACTGGTCCGATGTGGAGAACGAGCTGGCCAACGGCGAGCCCACCTTCCATCTCAGCCGGAAGTCGGCGAAGAAGCTCCCGCCGCCGGCGATTAGGCAGTCCCAGAGCATCGATCTCAG GGCGTCGGTCCGGGAGGTGGAGGCCGTGACGGAAGGGAAGGTTCGCCGGAACAGGCCGCCGTACGCAGAGAGGACCAACGTCCCCTTGCCGGAGACGCGCCGCAGCATGTCCCTGCCGCGCAGGAAGCTCGCGCCCGTGTGA